CCATACAGCCGTGACAGGGCGCCTTCCTGGGCCGAAGCGTTTTCCGCGGCAACGCCGAGCATTGCCGCCAACGCCAGCATCGTGACAACTCGCATGGGCCTGGTCTCGTCTGAGGTGTTCTGTGTTCCAAATCTGAGTTCTGGACGCCATCGTTCATAGCAAAAAAATGTCGCCGGGGCGAACGAAATTGCTCGGCCCCGGCGATGTGGTTTGCATCGCGGCTTATTCCGCGTCGAGCTTCTTCAACTGGATGTTGCGGTAATGGACCACGCTGCCGGGATCGTGCTGTTGCAGCGCGAGCAGTCCTTTGCTGTGCGTGTTCTTTTCGTCGACGTAATCGACGACGACTTCATCGTTGATCTTGATGACGATGTGGTTGCCCTTGGCGATGATGTGCTCGGTCCACCAGGTGTCGTCTTCGATCAATTGCTTCTTGATGTCGACGAAGTTGTAGAGGCTGCCGGTTTTCTTCGGGTCGCCGCTGGAGTTGTTGACCTGGGCTTCATAGCCCTTGGGCCAGCCTTCGCCGAATTCCGCGCGAAAGTACATGCCGGA
The genomic region above belongs to Planctomycetia bacterium and contains:
- a CDS encoding DUF1080 domain-containing protein, which produces MKRPLLALMFAVLAYAASQPLTAAEPDADGFVTIFNGENRDGWKANEHAENWTVEDGCIVGKGPRSHLFYEGAGELTDLEFKAEVKLNKGGNSGMYFRAEFGEGWPKGYEAQVNNSSGDPKKTGSLYNFVDIKKQLIEDDTWWTEHIIAKGNHIVIKINDEVVVDYVDEKNTHSKGLLALQQHDPGSVVHYRNIQLKKLDAE